The DNA window CGACAGCGAATTGATCATCAAGCAGATGCGCGGCGAATACCGCGTGAAGAACCCCGACCTCAAGCAGCTTTATGACGAAGCGCAGCACCTGCTGGCGCATTTCGACAAGAGCAAGATCGAGCACAATTACCGCGAAGACAACACGCTCGCCGACAAGCTGGCCAACTTGGCGATGGACCGCAAGGCTGAGGTGACAGATGTCGACGACCCCGGCCCGGCTCCGAGCGTCTCGGCGTCGCGCCCCGGCGCTTCGCGACCGGCCCCAGCGCTGACAGGCAGCAGGTCGCCCGGCGTGGCGAACGCTGGTGGATCGCACGCGACCGCCAGCGCAGGAACTGCGGGTAGTGCCGCGACCAAGACCGAGGTCGGCTCGGTTCACACCTGCCCGCGCTGCGGCTGTTCGGTCAAAATCCTCCGCCCGTCCGGAAGTCCGCCGGAAAACCTGGGTCCCTTTAACTGTATTTGCGGCGTACGGATGAAAGCCGAGTGAAAAGTTGCCGATCTAGCACCGGCGGAAGATTGAAACCGCAGATTTCGCAGATTCCGCAGATTGCCGTTCGGTCCAACACGCTTCGATTCCTATCTGCGTAGTCTGCGAAATCTGCGGTTCCTACGATTGCTTTGCAGTCGAGTTGACCTCCGTGTTTCCGTGCCTCCGTGGTGCGCATTCGCCTTTCGCTCACGCCGAGAACGCCTCATGCCCGTTCGCTTCTGCATCGTCACGCCGTCGTACAACACGCGCAGGTACCTAGGTGCGTGCATCGACAGCGTGCTGGTGCAGAAGTACCCGCATCTCGACTACCTGATCATGGACGGCGGATCGACGGACGGCTCGGTCGAGCTGCTCAAGTCGTACGGCGATGGGGTCAACGTAATGCCCGGCAGCCCGCGCTGGATTTCCGCGCGCGACAAGGGGCAGAGCGATGCCATCAACCGTGGCTTCGCCCAGACATCGCCACGGACGGGCGATGAAATCCTCGGGTGGCTCAACTCCGATGACACACTGGCCCCCGGCACGCTCAAACACGTTGCCGGCGTGTTTGAAGCCAACCCCGATGTTGACGTCGTCTACGGTCAGGCAACCTACATCGACGCCCGCGGCAAGCACATCTCCAGGTGCACGCACATCGAGCCGTTCGATCGATATCGGCTGCTGCACATTTCCGATTTCATCGTGCAGCCGGCCACGTTCTTCCGCAGGCGTGCGTTCGATGCCGTCGGCGGTGTAGACGTGTCGCTCAACTGGATGATGGACTGGGACCTTTGGATCAAGTTCGCCAAGCGTGGCCTGAAGTTCGTCCATACGCCGAGGGTACTGGCGCACTTCCGCTGGCTCAGCGAGAACAAGACCGCCAGCGGCGGCACAAGACGGCTCGACGAGATCGACGCCTGCCTGGCCCGCCACGGCCTGCCCCGGCCGGCATTCGTGCAACTGGAGCGGTGCCACACCTACGCGGTCGATGCCGTGAAAG is part of the Humisphaera borealis genome and encodes:
- a CDS encoding ribonuclease HI family protein, whose product is MEEVITLQFDGGSRGNPGPAGIGVVLRAEDGTPVVTLGRFIGRATNNVAEYKALITALEQAKKLGAKKIIVRGDSELIIKQMRGEYRVKNPDLKQLYDEAQHLLAHFDKSKIEHNYREDNTLADKLANLAMDRKAEVTDVDDPGPAPSVSASRPGASRPAPALTGSRSPGVANAGGSHATASAGTAGSAATKTEVGSVHTCPRCGCSVKILRPSGSPPENLGPFNCICGVRMKAE
- a CDS encoding glycosyltransferase family 2 protein codes for the protein MPVRFCIVTPSYNTRRYLGACIDSVLVQKYPHLDYLIMDGGSTDGSVELLKSYGDGVNVMPGSPRWISARDKGQSDAINRGFAQTSPRTGDEILGWLNSDDTLAPGTLKHVAGVFEANPDVDVVYGQATYIDARGKHISRCTHIEPFDRYRLLHISDFIVQPATFFRRRAFDAVGGVDVSLNWMMDWDLWIKFAKRGLKFVHTPRVLAHFRWLSENKTASGGTRRLDEIDACLARHGLPRPAFVQLERCHTYAVDAVKAATRGKLIASGKSLGQIATTLIKCPNAAFSLLHPHTWSVIWTGQVLRARAAAADRRREA